Part of the Cereibacter sphaeroides 2.4.1 genome, CACGCCCGCCACGAGGTCCATCGCCCCGCCCATCCCCTTCACGAGCTTGCCCGGGATCATCCAGTTCGCCAGATCGCCGTTCTCGGCCACCTCCATCGCGCCGAGGATCGCCATGGCGATCTTGCCGCCGCGGATCATGGCGAAGCTCTGGGCACTGTCGAAATAGGCGGTCTTGGGCAGTTCGGTGATCGTCTGCTTGCCCGCGTTGATGAGGTCCGCATCCTCCTCGCCCTCGAAGGGGAAGGGACCCATGCCGAGCATGCCGTTCTCGGATTGCAGCGTCACCTCGATCCCCTCGGGGATGTAGTTGGCCACCAGCGTCGGGATGCCGATCCCGAGGTTGACATACCAGCCGTCCTGAAGCTCCTGCGCGGCGCGTGCCGCCATCTGGTTGCGATCCCAGGCCATGTCTGTCTCTCCCCCTCAGGCGCGCTTGCGGACGGTGCGCTGTTCGATGCGTTTCTCGTGCGTGCCCTGGATCAGGCGATGCACATAGATCCCCGGCAGGTGGATCGAGTCCGGCTCGAGGCTGCCCAGCGGCACGATCTCCTCGACCTCGGCCACGCAGACCTTGCCGCAGGTGGCGGCCGGCGGGTTGAAGTTGCGCGCGGTCTTGCGGAAGACGAGGTTGCCCGAAGGGTCCGCCTTCCAGGCCTTGACGATCGAGAGATCCGCCACGATCCCGCGCTCGAGGATGTAGGTCTCGCCGTCGAACTCCTTGTGCTCCTTGCCCTCGGCGATCACGGTGCCCACGCCCGTCCTGGTGTAGAAGCCCGGGATGCCCGCGCCGCCCGCCCGCATCCGCTCGGCCAGCGTCCCCTGCGGATTGAATTCGAGCTCCAGCTCGCCCGAGAGATACTGCCGCATGAATTCGGCATTCTCGCCCACATAGGAAGAGATCATCTTCCGGACCTGGCGCGACTCGAGGAGGACGCCCAGACCGAAGCCGTCGACGCCTGCGTTGTTCGAGGCGACGGTGAGGTCCCTGGTGCCCGCCTCGCGGATTGCCCGGATCAGCAGTTCGGGGATGCCGCAGAGACCGAAGCCACCGGCCGCGATCAGCATCCCGTCGAACAGCAGCCCGTCCAGCGCGGCGGCCGCGCTGTCATAGACCTTCTTCATGGAGACCTCCCGAAATTCCTCGGGGGAATTTGTGGCCGAGCCTCCGCAGCCTGTCAATCGCCGCGCCGCGGCGTCAGGCCGCGGATCGGGCTCTTCCGGCGCCGTCCGGTCCCCCGCGACGGATCGGCCGGCGGGCGGGGCGCCCCACTTTTCCCTTGCCGGTTCCGGGTGCGCGTCCTATCCGGCACTCGGGGCGGGCATGGCGGAAGTGGTAGACGCAAGGGTCTTAAACACCCTGTCCTCTGGAGTGCCGGTTCGATCCCGGCTGCCCGCACCAGCGCCCGAGCCGCCGTAGCGGCCCCGGTGCGGATCCGGAAGAGTGGTGGAGGGCAGGGGCGTCCCCGAGTCCGGAAAAGAATGCGGTCGGGCGCTGCTGCCCGCTCGCGATCCCGCGATGAAGCGAGAGGCTGCGCCCCTGCGTCGGCGCCGGGCCGAGGTCCGGATGCACGAACGGGCTGGGCCTCACCTTGCGCAACAGGGCTGGCACGGAGGGGAAAGCGTCGTTTGCGCGGTGGCGGTTCTCGGCGATAGTCCTCGTGTGAGGATCGATGGATAGACAAGTCCCCCATAGGCTGACTGTGCCGCTGAACGCCCTGCGCGCCTTCGAGGCCGTAGCGCGCCATCTCTCGATCAAGGAGGCGGCGCTGGAACTTGGCGTCACGCCGTCGGCCGTCAGCCACCAGCTTCGCGGGCTCGAGGAGGCGCTCGGCCTGACCCTGCTGCGGCGGGTCGGTCCGGCGCTGGAACTGACCGAGGCCGGAGCGAGACTGGCGCCGGATCTGAGCGAGGGCTTCTCCCGGATCAGCGCAGCGGTCGGCGGGCTCCGGCAGGATCGGAGCGCGGGCCCCCTGCGCCTGTCGATGTTGCCGACCTTCGCCGCCCACTGGTTCTCGCCCCGGCTGACGCGCTATCCGTTCGAGCGGAACGGGTTCGATCTGCTGATCTCCACGACGCAGGAGGCGGTGGACCTTTCGGCCGGGGTGGCCGATGCAGCGGTGCGGCACGGGCAGGGCCGCTGGGAGGGCTTGCAGGCGGATCTGCTGTTCGACGAAACCGTGAGCCTGTTCGGCGCGCCGCCCCTGGGCAGGCATGATCCGGACGACATGCGGGCGCAGATCGCGCGCCGGACCCTGTTCCTCTCGCAGCATCGGAAAGAGAATTACGCGCGATGGAATGCGACCCTGCCGGGCGGGCCGATCCGGCCCGCGGCGGTGATGATGGTCGATTCCGCGGGGCTCGCCCTGCGCGCGGCCATGGACGGGGCAGGGGTGGCACTGGCCGGCGTCGAAATCGCCGCCTTCGATGTGAGGGCCGGGCGGCTGGCGCAGCTCTTTGCGCACCGGGCGCCGACGGGCGGAGGCTACTTCCTCGTCTATCCCGACGCGCTGGCCCGGGACCGCCGCGTGCGCAACCTGAGCCGCTGGATGGTCGAGGCCTCGGCCGGGGAAAGGGCCCTCGCGCAGAGCGGGTGAAGCCGCTGCGGTCGATATCCGGGATCTTCAGGCAGCGGATCGTGCGGCAGGGGGCTGGCGCAGGACCCTCGGGCATCTCGCGGCGCCGGGTCAGGTCCGTGGGCCTCTGCTGGCGGCGCCTCATGGATCGGCCCGTGCCCTAGCGCTTCTCGACGGAGGCAGCAGGCCGCCGGTTTCGCGCAGATGGTCCTTCGTCAGCACAGCGGCTCAGGTCGATCCGGAAACTGTCCCAGGGCGCAGGGTCGGCGATCGACCGATACAGGTGGATTGCTGTCGCATTGTCCTGCGGCACGAGCCAGCGCAGATGGGTCCAGCCGCGCGCGGTGCCGATCTCGGTCAGCTGGCGGATCAGGGCGCGGGCGAGGCCGCTTCCGCGGGCCTCGGGCATGACGAAGAGGTCGTCGAGCTGACCGGCGCGGCCTCCCGAGATGATTTCGGGCAGCTCGAAGGCGAGGGCGAAGCCGGCCAGCGCGCCGCCGCAGTCCGCCCCGAGAAGCAGCAGATCGGGCGCGCGGAGGGCGCGCTCGATCAGCGCCGCGGCCTGGCCCGGCGTCGTCGCCTCGGCCGGTCCGCTCATGGCCCTCCGATAAGCCGTCGCCAGATCGGCAAGGCGCGGAGCGTCTGCGGCGGAGAGCGCCCGGATCGTCGGAACGCTCACCATCCGCCGGTCCTGATCCACTCTGCCATCATCTCCATGCGATCCCAGCCCCAGAAGGGCTCGTCATCGACGAGGAAGAAGGGAGAGCCGAAAATGCCCCGTGCCACCGCGTCTTCGCCGATCTTCCGGACTGTCTCTTTCAGCGCAGGGTCGGCGATGCCGGCCAGAAGGGCCTCGGGCTCAAGGCCGACCTCCGGGCCGAGGCGCGAGACGGCTTCGGGCGAGGCGGTGTCGAGACGGTCGCTGAAATACAGGTCGAAGACCCTCTGCGCGAAGGCGGTCGCCGCGTCCGGGCTCTGGGCCTCGATCCAGTAGAAGGCGCGCGTCGCCGCCAGAGCGACATGCGGATGGTCGGCGGGCGGGCGGAAGGTCAGGCCCCGTTGCCGCGCGATCCGGGCCCAGTCGCGCTGCGCATAGTCGCGTTTCAGCGGCGTCGACGACAGTCCGCGAGCCCCCGTCACGCTGAAGGCGGCGCCCAGCATGTAGGGCCGCCAGAGCACGGTCCGGCCCAGCTCTGCCGCAAGGGCCTCGATCCGCTGCGCCGCGAAGAAGGCGTAACCGGACGAGAAGTCGAACCAGAATTCGATAGGGTTCATGTCTCCTCGCCCTCCCAGTAATCGACCGCATCCGTGGTGCGGAAGGAGGCGGCGACCCGCCGCTTTGCCTTGTCGCCTCCGGGCGCGGCTCCCGCGAAGACGGTCAGCTTGCCGCTGTCGGGATAGGTCATCACCTCCGGCTCGCGCATGGTGCTGACCGCGACATAGCGCAGAGGGTCAGGGCCTGTTGCGATCAGCTGATGGGCCGTCTCGGCCCCGCCCGCGGGGCAGACGGCCACCATGCCGGCGGCGACCGGATACCGGTCGAGGCCGAACCGCAGCTCGCCATTGCCCGAGAGAATGACGAACAGCTCGTCATTGGCGTGATGGGCATGGAACGGCCAGGCCGCCTTGCCCGGCGGTACCTCCACCAACCGCGCACCCAGATGCGCAGCGCCGAACGGGGCGGCAATGGCCGCCATGGCGGCATGAAAGCGGGTTCCATGGCTCTGCGGCGACAGCTTCAGATCGTCGAGGGTAACGACGGGGCTGCGGGGCATGCGATCTTGGGTCATTCGGGACCTCCTGACGGAAGAGAGCGCCATTCCGCGCGGTCGCGCAATTGAATTGGTTTCAGGTGAGGCGGTGCAAAGCTCATTTGAAGCGCCGTCCCCTGCGCAGGAAGCTGCCCTCCCGGAGGAGGACCCGAGACGCATGTGGACATCTCCGCTTGACCGCTGGAGACCGGAAGCCGCGCCCTTGCGGCTGAAAGCCGAGAGATCCGCCTCGGCGATGCCCGACGAACGCTTCGAGGTGGCGGCCGAGGACGGCTATCCGATCAGAGGCGGGATCTGGCATGCCGATACCGGCCCTGTCGTCGTGATCCATGCCGCCACGGCGGTTCGGGCGCGCTATTACGCCCGGTTCGCCGCCTGGCTCTCCGGGCAGGGGGCGACGGTCCTGACCTTCGACTATCGCGGGATCGGCGAGTCCCGCTCCGTGCCGGTGAAGGATCTGCAGGCGGGATGGATCGACTGGGGTGCCCTCGATGCGGAGGCCGTGCTGGCCTATGCCGGCAGGCGCTGGCCGGATCGGCCGCTCCGCGCCGTGGGCCATTCGATCGGCGGCTTTGCCCTTGGGTTGGCACGCAGCGCGGCGCGGCTTGACCGGATCGTGACGGTGGGCGCGCAATTCGCCTACTGGCGCGATTACGACGCCCGCAGGCGGTGCGCCATGGTGCTCAGATGGCATCTCTTCATGCCCGCCGTGACGCGGCTCTTCGGCTATTTCCCCGGCGCCCGGCTTGGATGGCTCGAGGATGTGCCGCGCGGCGTGGTGCGCGACTGGAGCCGGATGGGGCCGCGGTTCGAGACGAGCGTCTGCTCCGATCTGGACCCGGCAGACCTCGCGGCGCGTCATGGCGCCACCCGGGCGCGGCTTCTGGCCATCGGGTTGACAGATGACCCGTTCTGCACCGAAGCTGCCGCGCAGCGATTGCTCGGCTACTATTCCGCGGCGGATCGGACCCATCTGCGGATCGCGCCGTCGGATATTGCGGTGCCCGAGATCGGGCATTTCGCCTTCTTCCACGCGCGTTTCGAACAGACGCTCTGGCCGCTGGCCGCCGCTTGGCTGCTCTCCGGTCGTCTGCCGGAGGAGGTGCCGGGGCGGATCGTCTCTCCGGCGGGCTGAGCGCAGGTTTCTTTCAGCAGGATCCCCATGAACGACCGACTTTTCGTCATCACCGGCGGCCCGGGATCGGGCAAGACGACGCTTCTGTCCGCGCTGGCGCGGCATGGCCTCGCAACGATGCCCGAAGCCGGGCGGGCGATCATTCAGGATCAGACCACGATCGGCGGACCGGGGTGGCACGGTCAGGACCGGCAACTTTTTGCAGAGCTCATGCTCGGATGGGAGATGCGCTCGTGGCACGAGGCGCAGGGCCTCCGCGGTCCGGTGATCTTCGACCGCGGTATTCCGGACTTGATCGGCTATCTTCAGCTCTACGAGGGCGAGGCGCCGGCGCATGTCCACGCGGCCGCCGAACTTTTCCGGTATCGCCCGACGGTGTTTCTGGCGCCGCCCTGGCCCGAGATCTTCGGGCAGGATGCGCAGCGCGGGCAGGATTTCGACGAGGCCGTTGCCACGGCAGAAGCGATGGAGCAGGCCTATGCCATGGCGGGATACGACCTTCTGCCGCTGCCTCTGACCACGGTCGAAGCGCGGGTCGAGTTCGTTCTGGAGGTTCTGGATCGGTCCGCCTGATGGGCCGCGTTGGCCAGTGCAGAAAGGCGACCGCGCGATGGGATCAGGGACGCGGCGGCTCAGCCTCGCCAGTCCCGAGCGCAAGCAGCGCGCGGCGGAACTCCGGCTCGCTCAGCACCACTTCGCCCGCGCCAAGCGCCTCGGCGTGGCGGAGGGCGCGGGCCGTGAGGGTCTGGGCGGTCTCGATGGCCCGGGGCAGGACAAGGCCCCGCCCGAGGCCCGCGACCACCAGCCCCGCGAAAAGATCGCCGGTGCCGGGAAGGGCGATGGTCAGGCGCTCGGTCGGGTGGCGGCTGAGCCCCTCGGGGCCCATGAGCACGGTTTCGAGCTGGCCGGGGCCGGTATCGTCGAGCACGCAGCCGGTGGCGATCAGATGCGCAGCTTCGGCGAGGGAAAGCGCCGCGCGGGCGGCCTGAAGATCGTCCAGCGTGCGGATCTGCCGGCCGGTGAGCCAGGCCAGCTCGAACGGGTTCGGCGTGGCGATGTCGGCCATGGGCAGCAGCCGGTCGCGCATCACGCCCGCAATGGCCTCGGGGACATAGAGCCCGGGGCCGGTGTCGCCCATCACCGGGTCGCAGATATAGCGCAGGCGCGGGTTTGCACCCTTCGCCTCGGCCACGAAATCCGCCACCATCTCGGCCACATCGAGCGAGCCGATATAGCCGGTGAGGATATAGTCCGCCCGCTCGGGCAGCCCGCGTTCGCGGGCGCCCTGCAGCAGATCCGAGAAGAACTCGGGCGGCAGGGCGCGACCGCGCAGGGTCGGGTAATCCGGGGTGTTCGAGAAGACCACGGTCGGGATCGCCGCCACCTCCAGCCCCGCCGCCTGCATCGGGAACAGGGCTGCGGAATTGCCCACATGGCCGAAGACCACCTGACTCTGGATCGAAATGACGAAAGGGGGGCGTGTCATGCGGTGCCGTCCAGCCTCTTGCTCCAGTCCTCGACCCGCCGGCTTTCCAGCCGCCGGACCGCATGGTTGCGCCAGCCCTCGGCCAGCACGTCGAGCGCGGCCATGCCTTCGAGCTCGGCAAGGTTCATCCGGTCGACATAGAGGGCGTGCCAGAGCCGTCGCAGGCTCCAGTCCGGTGCCGGCCGGTCGATCAGCTCCAGCCGGTCGCCGGGGGCGACGGTGCCGGGCTCGAGGACGCGGTAATACCATCCGGTGCGTCCGGTCAATTGCACGCGCCGCGCCATATCGGGCACGCCGAACCGGTGGTTGAGCTTCCAGCAGGGCTGGCGCCCCTGCGAAACCTGGATCAACGCCCCGCCCAGCCGGAAGGTATCGCCCACGGCGACCTCCGCTTCGGTGAGCCCGACGGTCGAGAGGTTCTCGCCGAACCCGCCGGGCGCGAGGAGCGCCGGAAGGTCTCCGAGCTCCGCGCGCCAGCTCGGGTAATGGTCCGACGGATAGTGATGCACGGCCTTCTCGGCGCCGCCATGCACCCGCCGGTCGGCCTGTTCGTCGCCCTCGAACCCCTCGCGGCCAAGCGTCAGCGGGCGGGTGACGGGTGTCTTGCCGATCCCGCTCAGAACGTCGCTGTCGGGCAGGGGCGCGGCGCGACCCGTCAGGAGGGTGAGGGGGGTCATGCGTCGCGCTCCCGCAGCCGATGCTCGGGTGTGGCCTGCCCGGCGATCCGCCGCACGGAGCCATCGGCTCTGGCCCCCCGCCGCAGGGCTTCTGGGGCAATCCGCGCCCGTTCTGCGCTCTGGCCCAACCGCCAGTGCTCGAAGTCCGGCAGCACAGTGGCCGGACTCGGGTCGACAGGGGCGGGCAGCGGGTCCACCGCCTTCATCCCGCGGAGCAGGTCGCCGGCACTCGGCAGAACCGGACCGAGGAAACGGGCATCTTCAAAGGCCGGGTGGCGCAGGATCGGGGCTGATGTCATCACGGTGGCCTTTCGCGTCTCTTGCCTCTTTGGCAATTCACTGGCCTGTCTGGAAGTGCCAGTATGAACGAATGAGATAGGCCGGTTTGGACATGCGCGAGCCTCTTGCCCTCGAGATCGACCCGGGCCACGGCGGCCCGCTGTTCCTCACCATCGCCGAGGCGATCACCCTCGACATCACCCGCGGGCGGCTGAGGCCCGGAGCGAGACTGCCCGGCACGCGCGCGCTGGCACGCGCGCTCGGGGTGCACCGCAACACGGTGGATGCCGCCTATCAGGAGTTGCTGACCCAGGGCTGGCTGCAGGCGGAACCCGCGCGGGGCACCTTCGTGGCGCAGGATCTGCCGCAGGGGATGCTGGTGCGCAGGCCCGCGCCCGCGCCGGTCGAGCCGGTCGCGATGCGCGCGGGGCTCGCCTTCTCCGACGGCGCGCCGGACCCCGAGCTGGTGCCCGACAAGGCGCTGGCGCGGGCCTTTCGCCGGGCGCTCCTGTCGCCCGCCTTCCGCGCCGGAGCGGATTACGGCGATGCCCGCGGCACCTCCTCGCTGCGGGAGGCGCTGGCAGCCTATCTCGCCTCGGACCGCGGCGTGGTCGCGGATCCTGCGCGGCTGCTGATCGCGCGGGGCAGCCAGATGGCGCTCTTCCTGGCCGCCCGGGCGGCGCTGGCGCCGGGCGAGGCGATCGCGGTCGAGGAGCCGGGCTATCCGCTGGCCTGGGAGGCGTTCCGCGCAGCGGGAGCGGAGGTGCGGGGCGTGCCGGTGGATGGCGGCGGACTCAGGATCGACGCGCTCGAGGCCGCGCTGTCCCGGGATCCGTGCCTCCGGGCGGTCTATGTCACGCCGCACCACCAGTATCCGACGACCGTCACCATGGGCGCCGCACGGCGGTTGCAGCTTCTGGAACTGGCAGAGCGCCACGGGCTCGCGCTGATCGAGGACGATTACGACCACGAATACCGTTTCGAGGGCCGCCCGGTGCTGCCGCTGGCCGCCCGCGCGCCCGAAGGCCTGCCGCTGATCTATGTGGGCTCGCTGTCGAAGCTGCTCTCGCCCGGTATCCGGCTGGGCTATGCGCTGGCGCCCGAGCGGCTGCTGACCCGCATGGCCGCGGCGCGCGCCGCCATCGACCGGCAGGGCGACGCGCCGCTCGAGGCGGCGCTGGCCGAGCTGATCCGCGACGGCGATCTGGGCCGCCATGCCCGCAAGGCGCGCAGGGTCTACCGCGCGCGGCGGGATCTGCTGGCGGAGCGTCTCACGGCGCAGCTGGCCGGGCGCGCCGCCTTCGATCTGCCGGCCGGGGGCCTCGCGCTGTGGCTGCGCTGCACGGGCGTCTCGGCCGAGACCTGGGCCGAAGCCGCAGGGCAGGCGGGGCTCGCCCTGCTGCCGGGCACGCGCTTCGCGCTGGAGAGCCCGGCGCCGCAGGCCTTCCGGCTGGGCTATGCGGCGCTGGACGAGGGGCAGATCGCCCGGGCGGTGGAGATCCTCGCCCGGAGCTTCCCCGGCTGACCTAGTCCGCCGCGACCGGGGGGCGGGCCCGCGCGGGGGCCACATGCAGGCCGAGCCGGCTCAGAAGGTCCCGATCCTTCCACGCCGCCGGATTGCCGGTGGTCAGCAACTGGTCGCCCACGAAGATCGAATTTGCGCCCGCGAGGAAACACAGCGCCTGCAGCTCGTCGCTCATCTCCGTGCGCCCGGCCGACAGCCGCACGACCGAGGCCGGCATCAGGATGCGGGCCAGCGCCACGATCCGCACCAGCGCGAAGGGATCGACCGCCTGCGCGCGG contains:
- a CDS encoding 2-hydroxychromene-2-carboxylate isomerase, whose protein sequence is MNPIEFWFDFSSGYAFFAAQRIEALAAELGRTVLWRPYMLGAAFSVTGARGLSSTPLKRDYAQRDWARIARQRGLTFRPPADHPHVALAATRAFYWIEAQSPDAATAFAQRVFDLYFSDRLDTASPEAVSRLGPEVGLEPEALLAGIADPALKETVRKIGEDAVARGIFGSPFFLVDDEPFWGWDRMEMMAEWIRTGGW
- the pdxY gene encoding pyridoxal kinase encodes the protein MTRPPFVISIQSQVVFGHVGNSAALFPMQAAGLEVAAIPTVVFSNTPDYPTLRGRALPPEFFSDLLQGARERGLPERADYILTGYIGSLDVAEMVADFVAEAKGANPRLRYICDPVMGDTGPGLYVPEAIAGVMRDRLLPMADIATPNPFELAWLTGRQIRTLDDLQAARAALSLAEAAHLIATGCVLDDTGPGQLETVLMGPEGLSRHPTERLTIALPGTGDLFAGLVVAGLGRGLVLPRAIETAQTLTARALRHAEALGAGEVVLSEPEFRRALLALGTGEAEPPRP
- a CDS encoding cupin domain-containing protein, whose amino-acid sequence is MTQDRMPRSPVVTLDDLKLSPQSHGTRFHAAMAAIAAPFGAAHLGARLVEVPPGKAAWPFHAHHANDELFVILSGNGELRFGLDRYPVAAGMVAVCPAGGAETAHQLIATGPDPLRYVAVSTMREPEVMTYPDSGKLTVFAGAAPGGDKAKRRVAASFRTTDAVDYWEGEET
- a CDS encoding alpha/beta hydrolase family protein; the protein is MWTSPLDRWRPEAAPLRLKAERSASAMPDERFEVAAEDGYPIRGGIWHADTGPVVVIHAATAVRARYYARFAAWLSGQGATVLTFDYRGIGESRSVPVKDLQAGWIDWGALDAEAVLAYAGRRWPDRPLRAVGHSIGGFALGLARSAARLDRIVTVGAQFAYWRDYDARRRCAMVLRWHLFMPAVTRLFGYFPGARLGWLEDVPRGVVRDWSRMGPRFETSVCSDLDPADLAARHGATRARLLAIGLTDDPFCTEAAAQRLLGYYSAADRTHLRIAPSDIAVPEIGHFAFFHARFEQTLWPLAAAWLLSGRLPEEVPGRIVSPAG
- a CDS encoding MOSC domain-containing protein is translated as MTPLTLLTGRAAPLPDSDVLSGIGKTPVTRPLTLGREGFEGDEQADRRVHGGAEKAVHHYPSDHYPSWRAELGDLPALLAPGGFGENLSTVGLTEAEVAVGDTFRLGGALIQVSQGRQPCWKLNHRFGVPDMARRVQLTGRTGWYYRVLEPGTVAPGDRLELIDRPAPDWSLRRLWHALYVDRMNLAELEGMAALDVLAEGWRNHAVRRLESRRVEDWSKRLDGTA
- a CDS encoding LysR substrate-binding domain-containing protein, which encodes MDRQVPHRLTVPLNALRAFEAVARHLSIKEAALELGVTPSAVSHQLRGLEEALGLTLLRRVGPALELTEAGARLAPDLSEGFSRISAAVGGLRQDRSAGPLRLSMLPTFAAHWFSPRLTRYPFERNGFDLLISTTQEAVDLSAGVADAAVRHGQGRWEGLQADLLFDETVSLFGAPPLGRHDPDDMRAQIARRTLFLSQHRKENYARWNATLPGGPIRPAAVMMVDSAGLALRAAMDGAGVALAGVEIAAFDVRAGRLAQLFAHRAPTGGGYFLVYPDALARDRRVRNLSRWMVEASAGERALAQSG
- a CDS encoding GNAT family N-acetyltransferase; the encoded protein is MVSVPTIRALSAADAPRLADLATAYRRAMSGPAEATTPGQAAALIERALRAPDLLLLGADCGGALAGFALAFELPEIISGGRAGQLDDLFVMPEARGSGLARALIRQLTEIGTARGWTHLRWLVPQDNATAIHLYRSIADPAPWDSFRIDLSRCADEGPSARNRRPAASVEKR
- a CDS encoding AAA family ATPase, with translation MNDRLFVITGGPGSGKTTLLSALARHGLATMPEAGRAIIQDQTTIGGPGWHGQDRQLFAELMLGWEMRSWHEAQGLRGPVIFDRGIPDLIGYLQLYEGEAPAHVHAAAELFRYRPTVFLAPPWPEIFGQDAQRGQDFDEAVATAEAMEQAYAMAGYDLLPLPLTTVEARVEFVLEVLDRSA
- a CDS encoding 3-oxoacid CoA-transferase subunit B — its product is MAWDRNQMAARAAQELQDGWYVNLGIGIPTLVANYIPEGIEVTLQSENGMLGMGPFPFEGEEDADLINAGKQTITELPKTAYFDSAQSFAMIRGGKIAMAILGAMEVAENGDLANWMIPGKLVKGMGGAMDLVAGVQRVVVVMDHTSKHGESKVLKHCTLPLTGQGVVNRIVTNLGVLDVVPGGLRIVECAEGVTEAELRAATEATIVD
- the pdxR gene encoding MocR-like pyridoxine biosynthesis transcription factor PdxR; this translates as MREPLALEIDPGHGGPLFLTIAEAITLDITRGRLRPGARLPGTRALARALGVHRNTVDAAYQELLTQGWLQAEPARGTFVAQDLPQGMLVRRPAPAPVEPVAMRAGLAFSDGAPDPELVPDKALARAFRRALLSPAFRAGADYGDARGTSSLREALAAYLASDRGVVADPARLLIARGSQMALFLAARAALAPGEAIAVEEPGYPLAWEAFRAAGAEVRGVPVDGGGLRIDALEAALSRDPCLRAVYVTPHHQYPTTVTMGAARRLQLLELAERHGLALIEDDYDHEYRFEGRPVLPLAARAPEGLPLIYVGSLSKLLSPGIRLGYALAPERLLTRMAAARAAIDRQGDAPLEAALAELIRDGDLGRHARKARRVYRARRDLLAERLTAQLAGRAAFDLPAGGLALWLRCTGVSAETWAEAAGQAGLALLPGTRFALESPAPQAFRLGYAALDEGQIARAVEILARSFPG
- a CDS encoding CoA transferase subunit A, with product MKKVYDSAAAALDGLLFDGMLIAAGGFGLCGIPELLIRAIREAGTRDLTVASNNAGVDGFGLGVLLESRQVRKMISSYVGENAEFMRQYLSGELELEFNPQGTLAERMRAGGAGIPGFYTRTGVGTVIAEGKEHKEFDGETYILERGIVADLSIVKAWKADPSGNLVFRKTARNFNPPAATCGKVCVAEVEEIVPLGSLEPDSIHLPGIYVHRLIQGTHEKRIEQRTVRKRA